One window of Camelina sativa cultivar DH55 chromosome 4, Cs, whole genome shotgun sequence genomic DNA carries:
- the LOC104783351 gene encoding 60S ribosomal protein L7a-1-like, with translation MNSDVSQEKVTNPLFERRPKQFGIGGALPPKKDLTRYIKWPKSIRLQRQKRILKQRLKVPPALNQFTKTLDKNLATNLFKVLLKYRPEDKAAKKERLLKKAQAEAEGKPSESKKPIVVKYGLNHVTYLIEQNKAQLVVIAHDVDPIELVVWLPALCRKMEVPYCIVKGKSRLGAVVHQKTAACLCLTTVKNEDKLEFSKILEAIKANFNDKFEEYRKKWGGGIMGSKSQAKTKAKERVLAKEAAQRMT, from the exons ATGAATTCTGATGTATCCCAGGAGAAAGTTACTAACCCTCTATTTGAGAGGAGGCCTAAGCAATTCGGTATTGGTGGAGCATTGCCTCCTAAGAAGGATCTCACTCGCTACATCAAATGGCCCAAATCTATCCGTCTTCAAAGGCAGAAGAGGATCCTTAAGCAGAGGTTGAAGGTCCCACCAGCTCTTAACCAATTTACCAAGACTCTTGACAAGAATCTTG CCACCAACCTCTTTAAGGTCCTTCTTAAGTATAGGCCAGAAGACAAAGCTGCCAAGAAAGAGCGTCTTCTCAAGAAAGCTCAAGCTGAAGCTGAGGGAAAGCCTTCCGAGTCTAAGAAGCCCATTGTTGTCAAATATGGCCTCAACCATGTGACCTACCTCATTGAGCAGAACAAGGCTCAACTTGTTGTCATCGCTCATGATGTCGACCCCATTGAGTTGGTTGTCTGGTTGCCtgctctttgcaggaagatggAAGTCCCGTACTGCATTGTCAAGGGCAAATCTCGTCTTGGAGCG GTTGTCCACCAAAAGACTGCTGCTTGCTTGTGTTTGACCACTGTCAAGAACGAGGACAAGCTAGAGTTCAGCAAAATCCTTGAGGCTATCAAG GCTAACTTCAACGACAAGTTCGAGGAGTACAGGAAGAAATGGGGAGGAGGCATAATGGGATCCAAGTCTCAGGCTAAGACCAAGGCCAAGGAAAGAGTGCTTGCGAAGGAGGCAGCACAAAGGATGACTTGA
- the LOC104783353 gene encoding SWI/SNF complex subunit SWI3A gives MEAIDSSAELELYTIPAQSSWFLWDDIHEIERREFEEFFSESSITRTPKVYKEYRDFIINKFREDTSRSLTFTSIRKFLVGDVNLLQKVFLFLDKWGLINFAPSLNDNDTLSSVDNAKIEQGTPAGIRVTATPNSLRPITAPPLVEQRTVSGIKLPPLTSYSDVFSDLKKPDDVLLCGHCAERCDSAFYQHNKSIVNLCEKCFKNGNYGGETNAAGDFKLVGDSAAAVWTEEETLLLLESVLKHGDDWELIAQSVSTKTRLDCISKLIELPFGEFLMGSTSGRLSSAVPTEDEDTEQVKTDGQEHEETEMREENEDEDGPPAKRKRVALISDSDSSLVKQVATMASKVGPSVATAAAKAAIAALCDEASCPKEIFDTGDYTDSTVDRADGDKDTDMEEQKEEKDGAQGLPVALRIKASVATALGAAAAQAKILADQEEREMEDLAATVIDQQLKKVQSKLKFLDQLELIMDAEEEVIEGGKETILQERISVLQCAFRSGVTKRWDHTYVK, from the exons ATGGAAGCCATTGATTCAAGCGCAGAGCTCGAGCTCTACACCATCCCTGCTCAATCCa GTTGGTTCTTATGGGATGATATACACGAAATTGAAAGACGCGAATTTGAGGAGTTCTTCAGTGAGAGCTCAATCACAAGAACCCCCAAAGTTTACAAGGAGTACAGAGATTTCATCATCAATAAGTTTAGAGAGGACACTTCCAGGAGCCTCACCTTCACCAGCATCCGCAAGTTTCTCGTCGGCGATGTCAATTTGCTTCAAAAAGTGTTTCTCTTCCTCGACAAGTGGGGTTTGATCAATTTCGCACCTTCCCTTAACGATAACGATACTTTGTCGTCGGTCGATAATGCTAAGATCGAACAAGGGACTCCTGCTGGTATTCGAGTTACCGCAACCCCTAATTCTTTGAGGCCTATTACCGCACCGCCCCTTGTTGAGCAAAGAACTGTGAGTGGCATCAAACTACCTCCGCTTACCTCTTATTCAGATGTTTTCAGCGATTTGAAGAAGCCGGATGATGTGTTGCTTTGTGGGCATTGTGCTGAACGTTGTGATTCTGCTTTCTATCAACATAATAAG AGTATTGTCAACTTATGCGAAAAGTGTTTCAAGAATGGCAACTATGGGGGGGAGACCAACGCTGCAGGTGACTTTAAGTTGGTTGGGGATTCAGCTGCAGCTGTGTGGACCGAGGAAGAAACCCTCCTCTTGCTAGAATCTGTGCTGAAACATGGAGATGACTGGGAACTCATTGCACAAAGTGTTTCTACAAAGACCAGACTAGATTGCATTTCAAAGCTCATTGAGCTCCCGTTTGGAGAGTTTCTGATGGGTTCTACTTCTGGAAGACTCAGTTCAGCTGTCCCCACCGAGGATGAAGACACAGAACAGGTGAAAACTGATGGTCAAGAACATGAGGAAACAGAGATGagggaagaaaatgaagatgaagatgggcCTCCAGCAAAAAGGAAACGTGTTGCACTGATATCAGACAGTGATAGTTCACTTGTGAAACAG GTGGCTACCATGGCAAGTAAAGTTGGTCCATCTGTCGCAACTGCTGCTGCAAAAGCTGCAATTGCAGCTCTTTGTGATGAAGCCTCATGTCCAAAAGAGATTTTTGACACCGGTGATTACACGGATTCCACTGTTGACAG AGCCGATGGAGACAAAGATACGGATATGGAGGaacagaaagaagagaaag ACGGGGCTCAGGGTCTACCTGTAGCTCTAAGGATAAAAGCGTCTGTGGCAACAGCTCTAGGAGCTGCAGCTGCTCAGGCGAAAATACTGGCTgatcaagaagaaagagaaatggaAGATTTAGCTGCGACTGTAATAGACCAACAG CTGAAGAAAGTGCAGAGCAAGTTGAAGTTTCTGGACCAGTTGGAATTGATAATGGATGCGGAAGAGGAAGTGATAGAGGGTGGAAAAGAAACAATCCTCCAAGAGAGGATTAGCGTTTTGCAATGCGCGTTTCGTAGTGGTGTCACCAAACGTTGGGATCATACGTACGTGAAATGa
- the LOC104783352 gene encoding caffeoylshikimate esterase-like isoform X1 produces the protein MSLRSCQSQKNVKSSEFQYHEEYIRNERGVELFACRWIPSSSSPKALVFLCHGYGMECSDFMKECGIRLASAGYAVFGLDYEGHGRSMGSRCYIKKFENVVNDCYDYYTSICAQEEYMEKGRFLYGESMGGAVTLLLHKKDPSFWNGAILVAPMCKISEKVKPHPVVISVLTRVEEIIPKWKIVPTKNVIDAAFKDLVKREEVRNNKLIYQEKPRLKTALEMLRTSMNLEDTLHEITMPFFVLHGEADTVTDPEISKALYEKASTRDKTLKLYPGMWHALTSGEPDCNVDLVFADIITWLDLRTADPASLTVTPIRVTTTTSTSTQRVPVNGVSDNTRGRPKRPYLNLLCGLNRGRLVKISKE, from the exons atgTCGCTCCGGTCATGTCAATCGCAGAAAAACGTAAAGTCGTCAGAATTCCAATACCAcgag GAATACATAAGAAATGAGAGAGGTGTTGAGTTGTTCGCTTGTAGATGGatcccttcatcttcttctcctaaagctcTCGTTTTCCTCTGCCatg gTTACGGTATGGAGTGTAGCGACTTCATGAAAG aatGCGGAATCAGACTGGCCTCAGCCGGATACGCTGTTTTCGGTTTGGACTATGAAGGTCATGGAAGGTCAATGGGATCTCGCTGCTACATCAAGAAGTTTGAGAACGTTGTCAATGATTGCTACGACTACTACACCTCTATTTGTG CGCAAGAGGAGTACATGGAGAAAGGCAGATTCTTGTATGGAGAATCCATGGGAGGTGCAGTCACCCTATTGCTTCACAAAAAAGATCCTTCGTTTTGGAACGGCGCCATTCTTGTTGCTCCAATGTGTAAG ATATCCGAGAAGGTGAAGCCACACCCGGTGGTGATTAGTGTGTTAACTAGAGTTGAAGAAATCATACCGAAATGGAAAATAGTTCCAACAAAAAACGTGATCGACGCTGCTTTCAAGGACCTGGTCAAGCGAGAAGAG GTAAGGAACAACAAACTGATATATCAAGAAAAGCCGAGGCTAAAAACAGCACTTGAGATGCTCAGGACAAGCATGAACCTGGAAGATACTCTCCACGAG ATAACAATGCCTTTCTTTGTATTACACGGAGAAGCAGATACAGTGACGGATCCAGAGATAAGCAAAGCATTGTACGAGAAAGCTAGCACAAGGGACAAGACACTCAAGTTGTATCCAGGGATGTGGCACGCTCTGACGTCAGGTGAGCCTGACTGTAACGTTGACCTCGTGTTTGCTGACATCATCACATGGCTTGATCTTCGAACCGCTGACCCAGCCTCTCTCACTGTCACTCCTATACGAGTAACTACCACCACGAGTACGAGCACCCAGAGGGTTCCGGTTAACGGAGTTAGTGACAACACTCGAGGGAGGCCTAAACGTCCCTACTTGAATCTCCTTTGTGGTTTGAACCGTGGCCGTCTGGTTAAAATTAGCAaggaataa
- the LOC104783352 gene encoding caffeoylshikimate esterase-like isoform X2 — MSLRSQKNVKSSEFQYHEEYIRNERGVELFACRWIPSSSSPKALVFLCHGYGMECSDFMKECGIRLASAGYAVFGLDYEGHGRSMGSRCYIKKFENVVNDCYDYYTSICAQEEYMEKGRFLYGESMGGAVTLLLHKKDPSFWNGAILVAPMCKISEKVKPHPVVISVLTRVEEIIPKWKIVPTKNVIDAAFKDLVKREEVRNNKLIYQEKPRLKTALEMLRTSMNLEDTLHEITMPFFVLHGEADTVTDPEISKALYEKASTRDKTLKLYPGMWHALTSGEPDCNVDLVFADIITWLDLRTADPASLTVTPIRVTTTTSTSTQRVPVNGVSDNTRGRPKRPYLNLLCGLNRGRLVKISKE, encoded by the exons atgTCGCTCCGGTCGCAGAAAAACGTAAAGTCGTCAGAATTCCAATACCACGag GAATACATAAGAAATGAGAGAGGTGTTGAGTTGTTCGCTTGTAGATGGatcccttcatcttcttctcctaaagctcTCGTTTTCCTCTGCCatg gTTACGGTATGGAGTGTAGCGACTTCATGAAAG aatGCGGAATCAGACTGGCCTCAGCCGGATACGCTGTTTTCGGTTTGGACTATGAAGGTCATGGAAGGTCAATGGGATCTCGCTGCTACATCAAGAAGTTTGAGAACGTTGTCAATGATTGCTACGACTACTACACCTCTATTTGTG CGCAAGAGGAGTACATGGAGAAAGGCAGATTCTTGTATGGAGAATCCATGGGAGGTGCAGTCACCCTATTGCTTCACAAAAAAGATCCTTCGTTTTGGAACGGCGCCATTCTTGTTGCTCCAATGTGTAAG ATATCCGAGAAGGTGAAGCCACACCCGGTGGTGATTAGTGTGTTAACTAGAGTTGAAGAAATCATACCGAAATGGAAAATAGTTCCAACAAAAAACGTGATCGACGCTGCTTTCAAGGACCTGGTCAAGCGAGAAGAG GTAAGGAACAACAAACTGATATATCAAGAAAAGCCGAGGCTAAAAACAGCACTTGAGATGCTCAGGACAAGCATGAACCTGGAAGATACTCTCCACGAG ATAACAATGCCTTTCTTTGTATTACACGGAGAAGCAGATACAGTGACGGATCCAGAGATAAGCAAAGCATTGTACGAGAAAGCTAGCACAAGGGACAAGACACTCAAGTTGTATCCAGGGATGTGGCACGCTCTGACGTCAGGTGAGCCTGACTGTAACGTTGACCTCGTGTTTGCTGACATCATCACATGGCTTGATCTTCGAACCGCTGACCCAGCCTCTCTCACTGTCACTCCTATACGAGTAACTACCACCACGAGTACGAGCACCCAGAGGGTTCCGGTTAACGGAGTTAGTGACAACACTCGAGGGAGGCCTAAACGTCCCTACTTGAATCTCCTTTGTGGTTTGAACCGTGGCCGTCTGGTTAAAATTAGCAaggaataa
- the LOC104783354 gene encoding small nuclear ribonucleoprotein Sm D2 isoform X1 — translation MSKPMEEDTNQGKTEEEEFNTGPLSVLMMSVKNNTQVLINCRNNRKLLGRVRAFDRHCNMVLENVREMWTEVPKTGKGKKKALPVNRDRFISKMFLRGDSVIIVLRNPK, via the exons ATGAG TAAGCCAATGGAGGAGGATACCAAT CAGGGCAAGACCGAGGAAGAGGAATTCAACACTGGGCCACTCTCTGTTCTTATGATGAGCGTGAAGAATAACACTCag GTGTTGATCAATTGCCGTAACAACAGGAAACTTCTTGGGCGAGTGAGGGCGTTTGACAGACACTGCAACATGGTTCTTGAAAATGTCCGAGAGATGTGGACAGAG gttCCGAAAACTGGAAAAGGCAAGAAGAAAGCACTTCCGGTCAACAGAGATCGTTTCATAAGCAAGATGTTTCTACGTGGAGATTCAGTCATTATCGTCCTCAGGAATCCAAAgtga
- the LOC104783354 gene encoding small nuclear ribonucleoprotein Sm D2 isoform X2, giving the protein MSKPMEEDTNGKTEEEEFNTGPLSVLMMSVKNNTQVLINCRNNRKLLGRVRAFDRHCNMVLENVREMWTEVPKTGKGKKKALPVNRDRFISKMFLRGDSVIIVLRNPK; this is encoded by the exons ATGAG TAAGCCAATGGAGGAGGATACCAAT GGCAAGACCGAGGAAGAGGAATTCAACACTGGGCCACTCTCTGTTCTTATGATGAGCGTGAAGAATAACACTCag GTGTTGATCAATTGCCGTAACAACAGGAAACTTCTTGGGCGAGTGAGGGCGTTTGACAGACACTGCAACATGGTTCTTGAAAATGTCCGAGAGATGTGGACAGAG gttCCGAAAACTGGAAAAGGCAAGAAGAAAGCACTTCCGGTCAACAGAGATCGTTTCATAAGCAAGATGTTTCTACGTGGAGATTCAGTCATTATCGTCCTCAGGAATCCAAAgtga